A genome region from Nitrospirota bacterium includes the following:
- a CDS encoding FecR domain-containing protein, with product MGAIKGAGSIRRWATQGVAALALLAGGVLLLNGLKWIGHRRAQNLLSQYSQIGREGAPAPVLILSHAGPVDFSGPTYDGWQTVAMRSPLTSANTVRTGTWGTIDLALDRHVVLRIAPNSTVQFASMVRDLSNRIELVEIAMKTGQVISVIGNLKDGARFSIKTPTATVGVRGTVFMVESTPEGTIVSTLNGTVEVTTPADPGQPLDVVPGERLEVAARLSPTTGRREIMGRYTGVPPEIRKQMSQAVRENAFAKPRRQGALINAIDKKEGATARPPSSGRDRIARERPGSLRAEKGRRIQSPLRGGDDRYKKPEKQRSMQRLSDLRLQRPMPESPLRVTSPEKSKSTREEPAPPTTAGPPKAATRPSEPAAEEPAKEKEQSQEDEDTEDRPVQAGADTLSAEMAIRAILDECRDALEQLAAVPCLSRWTTPGFTLNVNGKVVPNLSRAAAELSRLITSPSVSMHVLTVTVREATAMAVFTIAVDARKAQTGDDVSRQFLVIMEFAGSDKEGWLAQSASAM from the coding sequence ATGGGGGCAATAAAGGGAGCCGGATCCATTAGACGTTGGGCGACACAGGGCGTCGCCGCCCTCGCCCTTCTGGCCGGTGGGGTCTTGCTCCTCAACGGCCTCAAGTGGATCGGTCATCGTCGGGCCCAGAATCTGCTTTCGCAATACTCGCAGATCGGGCGGGAAGGCGCTCCGGCCCCCGTTCTCATCCTTAGCCATGCAGGGCCCGTAGACTTTTCCGGTCCAACCTACGATGGATGGCAAACCGTCGCGATGAGGAGCCCCCTCACGTCAGCCAATACGGTCCGGACCGGCACTTGGGGCACCATCGACCTTGCGCTCGACCGTCACGTCGTCCTCCGGATCGCGCCGAATTCGACCGTTCAATTCGCTTCCATGGTTCGCGATCTCTCAAACCGCATCGAGCTGGTGGAGATCGCCATGAAAACGGGGCAGGTGATCAGCGTCATCGGAAACCTGAAAGACGGGGCGCGCTTCTCCATCAAGACGCCCACGGCCACGGTGGGGGTTCGCGGGACGGTATTCATGGTCGAGTCAACTCCGGAAGGCACGATCGTATCAACCCTGAACGGGACGGTGGAAGTCACCACGCCCGCCGATCCCGGGCAGCCGCTCGATGTGGTCCCCGGGGAACGGCTTGAGGTGGCGGCCCGCCTCAGCCCCACTACGGGCCGCCGCGAGATCATGGGCCGATATACGGGTGTGCCGCCGGAGATCCGCAAACAGATGAGCCAAGCCGTGCGCGAGAACGCGTTTGCGAAACCCCGACGTCAAGGGGCTTTGATTAACGCCATCGATAAGAAGGAGGGGGCGACCGCCCGGCCTCCATCCAGCGGTCGGGACCGGATCGCTCGGGAGCGCCCCGGTTCATTGCGCGCTGAAAAGGGCCGCCGAATTCAATCGCCGCTTCGCGGAGGCGACGATCGATACAAGAAGCCCGAAAAGCAACGGTCGATGCAACGGCTTTCCGATCTTCGCCTGCAACGGCCGATGCCTGAATCACCGCTCCGAGTCACCTCGCCGGAAAAGTCGAAATCCACCCGGGAGGAGCCGGCGCCCCCCACAACCGCCGGGCCTCCCAAGGCTGCGACGCGGCCCTCCGAGCCCGCCGCGGAGGAGCCGGCGAAGGAGAAAGAACAATCGCAGGAGGATGAAGACACGGAAGATCGCCCCGTTCAGGCCGGCGCCGATACCCTCTCGGCCGAGATGGCCATTCGGGCCATTCTTGATGAATGCCGCGATGCGCTCGAACAGCTCGCGGCCGTTCCATGCCTCTCCCGCTGGACCACGCCGGGATTCACGCTGAATGTGAACGGCAAAGTGGTGCCCAACCTGTCGCGAGCCGCGGCCGAACTCTCCCGACTGATCACTTCTCCCTCCGTTTCCATGCACGTTCTGACGGTCACCGTCCGGGAGGCCACCGCCATGGCCGTCTTCACCATCGCCGTGGACGCGCGCAAGGCGCAGACGGGCGATGATGTCAGCCGACAATTCCTTGTCATCATGGAATTCGCCGGAAGCGACAAGGAGGGGTGGCTGGCCCAGTCCGCGAGCGCCATGTAA
- a CDS encoding SLBB domain-containing protein yields MFGSCAGAVRKPPDLLPLAAQPLPTAGAQPVESAPAPGRDLAGATQGPDDGSVRRSRSGAEGATWAEISSFQKATRRGAAEYVLYKEDVIEVEVAGYAEFSGDFVVLADGNVAVPFGPSIQAEGVTLDVFRENWERAIRRYVAKPKISVAIKKAGQRMVTVMGDVSKAGRTPILGQGTLLEVLMSAGWNYDATLAQNVSIIRGGTSIQFPLGRLFGTSEFKYNLSVQPDDILIVGSPGPVRVHGAVAKPAVFPVGSRGWLSVREVVTQAGGLTIGASLSEATVVRKTGEELRVDLNTELFLPGAAPSARLEPGDTLYIPHSQEVGVYVLGMVTRPGLYRQPGRITAMQALALADQAKFGAVLSSTKVVRHYGSADQQVIALNLDRVVSKGDLRQDLELNNGDVLFVPESTTSDALDFLGRLLTPLSAGAGVASQVRILQQ; encoded by the coding sequence ATGTTTGGCTCGTGTGCCGGAGCTGTTCGCAAACCGCCCGATCTCTTGCCTCTGGCGGCGCAGCCGCTCCCGACCGCCGGGGCACAGCCTGTCGAATCCGCCCCCGCGCCCGGCCGGGACTTGGCCGGTGCGACGCAAGGACCTGATGACGGTTCTGTTCGTCGTTCCCGGAGCGGAGCGGAGGGGGCAACGTGGGCGGAGATCTCCTCCTTTCAGAAGGCGACTCGCCGCGGGGCCGCCGAATACGTCTTATACAAGGAGGATGTGATCGAGGTGGAGGTGGCCGGGTACGCGGAGTTTTCCGGCGACTTCGTCGTCCTTGCGGATGGCAACGTGGCGGTGCCGTTCGGCCCGTCCATTCAGGCCGAGGGAGTGACGCTCGATGTTTTTCGGGAGAATTGGGAGCGGGCCATCCGACGGTATGTGGCAAAACCCAAGATTTCCGTGGCGATCAAGAAGGCCGGGCAGAGGATGGTGACGGTGATGGGCGACGTGAGCAAGGCCGGCCGAACGCCCATTCTCGGGCAGGGGACCTTGCTGGAAGTGCTGATGTCGGCGGGATGGAATTATGACGCCACTCTGGCGCAGAACGTGTCGATCATTCGAGGGGGAACGAGCATCCAGTTCCCGCTGGGCCGGTTGTTCGGGACGTCGGAGTTCAAATACAACCTTTCGGTGCAGCCGGATGACATCCTGATCGTCGGGTCGCCGGGGCCGGTGAGGGTCCACGGCGCCGTGGCCAAACCCGCCGTCTTCCCCGTGGGTTCAAGAGGCTGGTTGAGCGTCCGTGAGGTGGTCACGCAAGCGGGCGGACTGACGATCGGCGCGAGTCTCTCGGAAGCCACGGTCGTTCGAAAGACGGGCGAGGAACTGCGGGTGGATCTGAATACGGAACTCTTCCTGCCCGGCGCGGCGCCTTCGGCGCGGCTCGAGCCCGGCGACACCCTTTACATTCCCCACAGCCAGGAAGTGGGCGTGTACGTGCTGGGGATGGTGACCCGGCCGGGTTTGTATCGGCAGCCCGGCCGCATCACGGCGATGCAGGCATTGGCGCTGGCGGACCAGGCCAAATTCGGCGCCGTTCTGAGCAGCACCAAGGTGGTGCGTCACTATGGTTCGGCGGACCAGCAGGTGATCGCGCTCAACCTCGATCGCGTGGTGAGCAAGGGCGATCTCCGGCAGGATTTGGAATTGAACAACGGGGACGTCTTGTTCGTTCCCGAGAGTACGACGTCGGACGCGCTCGACTTTCTCGGTCGGCTTCTCACGCCCCTCTCGGCCGGCGCCGGTGTAGCCTCCCAGGTGCGGATACTTCAGCAGTAG
- a CDS encoding FecR domain-containing protein gives MRKGVPGLLGLLGIGLVVGIVVVSVWNRSTGFLGSSEKAFLKARDVSDLYSVLMVSGPVRVRAREAVQWRNVSLSTPVYNGEVIETGPGAYVDLLLGQRNYVRIGENTTLEITGRREEGLSRYVMDLAEGKLAVVARFLDGFDLLVATRTAVAGVRGTSFLVEAMRGSTRVSVLEGSVRVASRSAPDRPIVLGPMQEVDVAKDRPPEPRSIPETGMEKLGILERIEYFKPATPDRPPGAADRWREARRGPDVRQEGGRLFGRGDRPSARERMRASRESRLSRREGTRMEQASKREGREPRKRPGEVPAGGAPREGARGAPQEPSRGNRQAAGGTSGTKGVSPAEVETVKTGEPAVAPGKETPGGEPEKGPDRPEQKLTQDESGASKADPQAERAAILRWLDTCRVEISSLTPGRCLASAGSDFRLQGVRSDWAPDQNSLSSDDLRALLPQARNRLESFSVTFSGANVNVEGAAAFVSFDLWAEGVKRSTGEKVSESHSVLLRLQKNFETWRPLWARLL, from the coding sequence ATGCGCAAAGGGGTGCCCGGCCTCCTCGGTCTCCTGGGGATCGGCCTGGTGGTCGGCATCGTCGTCGTTTCCGTTTGGAATCGATCGACGGGTTTCCTGGGTTCCTCGGAGAAGGCCTTCCTGAAGGCTCGAGACGTATCCGACTTGTACTCCGTGCTCATGGTTTCCGGGCCGGTTCGCGTGCGGGCCCGGGAGGCGGTTCAGTGGCGGAACGTCTCTCTCTCAACCCCGGTGTACAACGGTGAAGTCATCGAAACGGGCCCGGGGGCCTATGTTGACCTCCTTCTCGGCCAACGGAACTATGTTCGCATCGGAGAAAACACCACCTTGGAGATCACGGGGCGGCGGGAAGAGGGCCTGAGCCGGTATGTCATGGATCTGGCCGAGGGCAAATTGGCGGTGGTGGCCCGCTTCCTCGACGGTTTCGATCTCTTGGTCGCCACTCGGACGGCCGTGGCGGGAGTTCGTGGGACCTCCTTCCTGGTGGAGGCCATGCGGGGTTCGACCAGGGTATCCGTGCTCGAGGGCTCCGTTCGCGTTGCGTCTCGATCGGCTCCGGACCGGCCGATTGTTCTCGGCCCGATGCAGGAAGTGGATGTGGCAAAGGACCGTCCGCCTGAGCCTCGCAGCATCCCTGAAACCGGGATGGAGAAGCTGGGCATCTTGGAACGCATCGAGTACTTCAAGCCGGCCACCCCCGATAGGCCGCCCGGTGCGGCCGACCGATGGAGGGAGGCGCGGCGGGGTCCCGATGTCCGTCAGGAGGGAGGAAGACTGTTCGGCCGGGGGGATCGCCCCTCGGCTAGAGAACGGATGCGGGCTTCGCGGGAGTCACGCTTGTCTCGCCGAGAGGGAACGCGCATGGAACAGGCATCGAAGCGTGAGGGGAGAGAGCCTCGCAAGAGACCGGGGGAGGTCCCGGCGGGCGGGGCTCCGCGGGAGGGCGCGAGAGGCGCGCCGCAGGAGCCATCGCGCGGGAACCGGCAAGCGGCAGGCGGAACGTCTGGGACGAAGGGAGTGTCCCCAGCCGAGGTGGAGACGGTCAAGACGGGGGAGCCGGCGGTTGCGCCCGGGAAGGAAACGCCGGGAGGCGAGCCGGAGAAAGGGCCCGATAGACCGGAGCAGAAGCTGACGCAGGACGAGTCGGGCGCGTCGAAGGCAGACCCCCAGGCGGAGAGGGCCGCGATCCTCCGGTGGCTCGACACCTGCCGCGTGGAAATCTCATCCCTCACGCCGGGCCGATGTTTGGCCTCCGCGGGATCGGATTTCCGGCTCCAGGGCGTCCGGTCGGACTGGGCGCCCGATCAGAACAGCCTCTCTTCGGATGATCTGCGAGCGCTGCTGCCGCAGGCGCGGAACAGGTTGGAAAGCTTCAGTGTGACGTTCTCGGGCGCGAACGTGAATGTAGAAGGCGCGGCGGCCTTCGTCAGCTTCGATCTCTGGGCCGAGGGCGTGAAGAGGTCGACCGGGGAAAAAGTTTCGGAAAGCCATTCGGTCCTCCTCCGTCTCCAGAAGAACTTCGAGACCTGGCGGCCGCTCTGGGCGCGCCTGCTGTAG
- a CDS encoding AAA family ATPase, translating to MAAKNDSNELLRRQLHVLAKHWKLLPLLLIITFGLYGVYWLYMPKQYESEAEVQYLVETPAGEKISAVLGRLGVGTPTDEVLETQADLLRSHALLGQVLEKLGVVDPSDPPAERERLIEETRKGLRVERKGKTNILRIELRAQDPELVVKLLNALIQTFQIFDANQKRQSKVGQREYLMAEIEGYEKQLEEGRSLQAAVQRIEAGSKDVEGLRQARMDVVKEIDDEIARLEKERADLSRRFQPGFPLLDSLGRSVKALQSLKKAGGAITPILSEEGSGPTGVLRGVVFTGALGGPRVAGAVVTTRPSGKVAYTDEKGDFAFDLPSGTHEVYVSASGYKLGKMTRQVEATTEKWASIALREGATGSDRMARIDGQVFRAVSSRREPVADAEVEIGGGPPAVTDGDGRFSFLVPAGAWLLRVRRGDEIGERLVVADWGKVVEAGLALARKAASSSPAMPAAPLKPEWKTWQTRLEQSDRRIQAKEKELGELRRKAAALGLDPSKERFYLNDLDIKEEIYLNFKKQLAAVDLALSDISSSIVVLREAASARLTVLPRPRRDLPSVLLLSIVLFMGLVFTLEALNPAVEHLDEIEASGIKVLGVVRHVTQRPLDLLKSPDELSPADRRHRVEMGDLCRMVKVNLDSASDGKKHRAILMASCASGEGKSTLTLGLGAVYAQSGCRTLIVNANVRHPTLDKELGMEDLPGLLEVLEGTLSFQKAIVQTPLPNLSYLPGRIRSEAELAGYNGHFEREAASTLVDNLRNEFDIVLFDSPPLLRVSDTLMLSRLVDFVTLVYAAGQTPQSLFLRGIDLLRRAHAPVAGVILNHTRQNVGEGVKLSYYPKTGSYYPAEV from the coding sequence ATGGCGGCGAAAAACGATTCCAACGAGTTGCTGCGCCGTCAGCTCCACGTCCTAGCCAAGCACTGGAAGCTGCTCCCTCTCCTGTTGATCATCACCTTCGGTCTCTACGGCGTCTATTGGTTGTACATGCCCAAACAGTACGAGTCTGAAGCCGAGGTGCAATACCTCGTCGAAACGCCGGCCGGCGAGAAGATCAGCGCCGTGTTGGGACGCCTGGGGGTGGGAACGCCCACGGACGAAGTGCTGGAGACGCAGGCCGACCTCCTCAGGAGCCACGCCCTCTTGGGGCAGGTCCTGGAAAAACTCGGCGTGGTCGATCCGTCCGACCCGCCCGCCGAGCGGGAGCGTCTGATCGAGGAGACCCGAAAAGGGCTGCGTGTCGAGCGGAAGGGGAAAACCAACATTCTCAGGATCGAGCTGCGGGCCCAGGATCCGGAGTTGGTCGTCAAGTTGTTGAACGCGCTGATTCAGACGTTCCAGATTTTCGATGCGAATCAGAAAAGGCAGAGCAAGGTCGGCCAGCGCGAGTACTTGATGGCCGAGATTGAAGGGTACGAGAAACAGTTGGAAGAGGGCCGGTCGCTGCAAGCGGCGGTCCAACGGATTGAGGCCGGCAGCAAGGATGTGGAGGGACTCCGGCAGGCCCGGATGGACGTGGTGAAGGAGATCGACGACGAGATTGCCCGATTGGAGAAAGAAAGAGCCGATCTCAGCCGGAGGTTCCAGCCCGGGTTTCCTCTCTTGGACTCTCTGGGAAGAAGCGTGAAGGCGCTCCAATCGCTCAAGAAGGCCGGCGGCGCGATCACCCCGATCCTATCGGAGGAGGGGTCGGGCCCGACGGGCGTTCTGAGGGGTGTGGTGTTCACCGGTGCCCTCGGAGGCCCCCGCGTGGCCGGGGCCGTGGTGACGACCCGTCCGTCCGGGAAGGTCGCCTACACGGATGAGAAGGGGGACTTCGCGTTCGATCTGCCGTCCGGCACGCACGAAGTCTATGTCTCGGCGAGTGGATACAAGCTCGGCAAGATGACCCGACAGGTGGAGGCGACGACGGAGAAGTGGGCGAGCATCGCCCTTCGGGAAGGAGCGACGGGGTCGGATCGGATGGCCCGAATAGACGGCCAGGTATTCCGCGCGGTTTCCTCCCGGCGCGAACCCGTGGCGGATGCGGAGGTCGAGATCGGCGGCGGGCCGCCGGCGGTGACGGATGGCGATGGCCGGTTCAGTTTTCTCGTTCCGGCCGGCGCCTGGCTTCTGAGGGTCCGGCGTGGGGACGAAATCGGCGAGCGGCTGGTGGTGGCCGATTGGGGCAAGGTCGTGGAGGCCGGCCTCGCGCTGGCGAGGAAGGCGGCTTCATCGTCCCCAGCCATGCCTGCGGCGCCGCTCAAGCCGGAATGGAAGACCTGGCAAACGCGTCTGGAGCAATCGGACCGCCGCATCCAAGCCAAGGAAAAGGAACTGGGAGAGCTGAGGCGGAAGGCTGCGGCGCTGGGACTCGATCCATCCAAGGAAAGATTCTATCTCAACGATCTCGACATCAAAGAGGAGATCTATTTGAATTTCAAGAAACAGCTTGCGGCGGTGGATTTGGCCCTGTCGGACATCTCCTCCAGCATCGTGGTGCTCAGGGAAGCGGCCTCGGCTCGCCTGACGGTCCTGCCGCGGCCCCGGAGAGACCTGCCGAGCGTGCTTCTGCTGTCCATCGTGCTGTTCATGGGCTTGGTTTTTACGCTGGAAGCCCTGAACCCGGCGGTGGAACATCTCGACGAGATCGAAGCTTCCGGGATCAAAGTGCTGGGCGTCGTGCGACATGTGACCCAGCGGCCCCTCGATCTCCTGAAGTCGCCCGATGAACTGTCTCCCGCGGATCGGCGTCACCGCGTGGAGATGGGCGACCTGTGCAGGATGGTCAAAGTCAATCTCGACTCGGCCTCGGACGGCAAGAAGCATCGCGCCATCCTGATGGCGAGCTGCGCCTCGGGCGAAGGGAAATCCACTCTGACGCTGGGCTTGGGCGCCGTGTATGCGCAGTCCGGCTGTCGGACGCTCATCGTCAACGCGAACGTGCGGCATCCCACACTGGACAAGGAGTTGGGCATGGAAGACCTTCCGGGGCTGCTCGAGGTGTTGGAGGGCACTCTGTCGTTCCAGAAGGCTATCGTGCAAACGCCGCTTCCGAATCTTTCCTACCTGCCGGGAAGGATCCGAAGCGAAGCCGAGCTGGCGGGCTACAACGGTCACTTCGAGCGCGAGGCGGCTTCGACACTGGTGGACAACCTCCGCAATGAATTCGATATCGTCCTCTTCGACTCTCCCCCGCTGCTCCGCGTGAGCGACACGCTCATGCTGAGCCGGTTGGTGGATTTCGTTACGCTGGTCTACGCCGCGGGCCAGACCCCTCAGAGCCTCTTCCTTCGCGGCATCGATCTGCTTCGGCGGGCTCACGCGCCGGTCGCCGGCGTCATCCTGAATCACACAAGGCAGAACGTGGGCGAAGGCGTCAAACTCTCGTACTACCCGAAGACCGGGTCCTACTACCCCGCGGAGGTTTGA
- a CDS encoding polysaccharide biosynthesis/export family protein — protein MSRSIKSSWSLPRTMGVLVIVGQAMAGYARAADKTAPPAAEEPVALSAPKTTESRRSDDLQEGGSAARGQEPGAADLQEGGSAARGHPEGIDGIAQGTSQPPGAADPFKILRDQIRAFETAPQVSDYKFLKGDLVEVRVLGYGELSKTYTVSEDGTLVVGLGDPVMATGKTAGQVKEVLERELGRFLQKPKVSVFLAKPGERRVFVIGDLPRAGQVALVGQGTLLETLTQAGWKYDPFGGHQARLVRQDRTLTVDVAAIMRAGSTDLNIRLKPDDIVILNSPDPVVVIGEVRKPDRYPLGERASITVREVIARSQGITEKADLTSAKIIHKTGTEERLDLNRYLFPQPGDASSDVVLQGGDTLYVPQGGEIGVFVLGMVGRPGYYRQATGLTVLQALALGDEPQFGAKLSHARLVKGYSSGNPRVVRVNLDHLVYKGDMSQNLAMENGDVLYIPETTTSDVLDFLGRLLSPLNLGFTAGVAAATAIGAK, from the coding sequence ATGAGTAGGAGCATCAAATCTTCTTGGAGCCTTCCACGGACGATGGGCGTTCTGGTCATCGTCGGGCAGGCCATGGCGGGATACGCCCGCGCGGCCGACAAGACCGCCCCGCCCGCTGCCGAGGAGCCGGTTGCCCTCTCCGCTCCCAAAACAACCGAGAGTCGTCGATCGGACGACCTCCAGGAAGGAGGAAGTGCCGCGAGAGGGCAGGAGCCCGGAGCGGCCGACCTCCAGGAAGGAGGAAGTGCCGCGAGAGGGCACCCTGAAGGAATCGATGGAATCGCGCAGGGTACTTCGCAGCCTCCCGGAGCGGCCGACCCCTTCAAAATTCTAAGAGATCAAATCCGCGCTTTTGAAACGGCTCCGCAGGTCAGCGACTACAAGTTTCTCAAGGGCGATCTCGTCGAAGTCAGAGTGCTCGGCTACGGCGAACTGTCCAAAACCTACACGGTGTCCGAGGATGGCACACTCGTGGTCGGCCTCGGCGATCCCGTCATGGCCACGGGCAAGACGGCCGGACAGGTGAAGGAGGTTCTGGAGCGCGAACTTGGTCGGTTTCTTCAGAAACCCAAGGTTTCCGTCTTCCTCGCCAAGCCGGGCGAGCGACGCGTCTTCGTCATCGGCGACCTCCCGAGGGCCGGCCAGGTGGCGCTCGTCGGCCAAGGCACCCTTCTGGAAACCCTCACACAGGCCGGCTGGAAATACGACCCTTTCGGGGGCCATCAGGCGCGGCTCGTCCGGCAGGACCGTACACTCACCGTAGACGTGGCCGCCATCATGCGGGCGGGATCCACCGACCTCAATATCCGTTTGAAGCCGGACGACATCGTGATTCTCAACTCCCCCGATCCCGTGGTGGTCATCGGGGAGGTCCGTAAGCCGGACCGCTACCCCCTCGGCGAACGCGCATCCATCACGGTTCGCGAAGTGATCGCCCGCAGCCAGGGCATCACCGAAAAAGCCGATCTGACCTCCGCCAAGATCATTCACAAGACCGGCACGGAGGAGCGGCTCGACCTCAATCGATACCTCTTTCCCCAGCCAGGCGACGCCTCGTCGGATGTGGTTCTTCAGGGGGGTGACACCCTGTACGTCCCACAAGGCGGCGAGATCGGCGTCTTCGTGCTCGGAATGGTCGGTCGACCGGGCTACTACCGCCAGGCCACGGGGCTTACGGTGCTCCAGGCGCTCGCCCTCGGCGATGAGCCCCAGTTCGGAGCGAAGCTCTCCCACGCGCGCCTCGTGAAGGGCTATTCGAGCGGGAATCCCCGAGTGGTCAGGGTCAATCTCGATCACCTGGTGTACAAGGGGGACATGAGCCAAAACCTGGCGATGGAAAACGGCGACGTGCTGTACATCCCCGAGACCACCACGTCCGACGTCCTGGACTTCCTCGGCCGCCTGCTTTCCCCGCTCAATCTTGGATTCACGGCCGGCGTGGCCGCCGCGACCGCCATCGGCGCGAAATAG